The segment TCAGCCCGCGGCCCGGCCGAGCCGCGGCTGGCCGAGCATCGTCCGGACCTCCTCGATCTCGGTGGCGTGGCCCATCGCCTCTTCGGGGGTGATCACGTTCTGCTGCACGAGCGCGATGAGCGACTGGCTCATCGTCTGCATGCCGAACTTCGTCTGCCCCACCTGCATCTGCGAGTAGATCTGGTGGACCTTCTCCTCGCGGATGAGGTTGCGGATGGCGGCGTTCGGGATCATCACCTCGGCGGCGAGCACGCGTCCCCGCCCGTCGCGCCGCGGGATGAGCTGCTGGGAGATCACCGCCTGGAGCACGAGCGAGAGCTGGGCCCGCACCTGCGCCTGCTGGTGGGGCGGGAAGACGTCGATGATGCGGTTGATCGTCTGCACGGCGCAGTTGGTGTGCAGCGTCGAGAAGGCCAGGTGCCCGGTCTCGGCGACCACCAGCGACGCCTCGATGGTCTCGAGGTCGCGCATCTCGCCGATCAGCACGATGTCCGGGTCCTGGCGCAGCACGTGCTTGAGCGATTGCGCGAAGCTGTGCGTGTCGGAGAAGACCTCGCGCTGGTTCACCAGGCAGCTCTTGTGCACGTGCACGAACTCGATCGGGTCCTCGACCGTGACGATGTGCTCGTGCCGCTCGCGGTTGATCTTGTCGATCATCGCCGCGAGCGTCGTGCTCTTCCCGCTGCCCGTCGGCCCGGTGACCAGCACGAGCCCGCGTGGCAGCTGGGTGAGCCCGGGCACCGAGGCCGGCAGCCCGAGCTGCTGGAGCTGTGGCGTCTCGTGCGGGATCATGCGGAAGGCGCCGCCGACCGCGCCCTTCTGCAGGTAGAGGTTGCCGCGGAAGCGGCTCACGCCCTTCACGCCGAAGGAGAAGTCGAGCTCGCTGTCCTCCTCGAACTTCTTCTTCTGCGCCTCGGTGAGGAGGCTGTAGCAGA is part of the Deltaproteobacteria bacterium genome and harbors:
- a CDS encoding type IV pilus twitching motility protein PilT, which translates into the protein MPSMEAFLREMIERKASDLHLTTDSPPVIRLHGELVPLAHPPLSGNDTKQLCYSLLTEAQKKKFEEDSELDFSFGVKGVSRFRGNLYLQKGAVGGAFRMIPHETPQLQQLGLPASVPGLTQLPRGLVLVTGPTGSGKSTTLAAMIDKINRERHEHIVTVEDPIEFVHVHKSCLVNQREVFSDTHSFAQSLKHVLRQDPDIVLIGEMRDLETIEASLVVAETGHLAFSTLHTNCAVQTINRIIDVFPPHQQAQVRAQLSLVLQAVISQQLIPRRDGRGRVLAAEVMIPNAAIRNLIREEKVHQIYSQMQVGQTKFGMQTMSQSLIALVQQNVITPEEAMGHATEIEEVRTMLGQPRLGRAAG